A single region of the Oleispira antarctica RB-8 genome encodes:
- a CDS encoding Cytidine/deoxycytidylate deaminase family protein (Zinc-binding region), whose amino-acid sequence MTEQEQIDQNYMRLALEQGQLAFDCGEVPVGAVVVFAGQVIGRGYNKPITSLDPSAHAEVVALRDAAKNIGNYRLSGATLYVTVEPCTMCTGLLVHSRIERLVYGTTEPKSGVIESAMCLLDRPFYNHKIDLLGGVLAKEASTLMSDFFTMRREGKKKLKQANNKEQQ is encoded by the coding sequence ATGACTGAACAAGAACAGATTGACCAAAATTACATGCGCCTTGCCCTTGAGCAAGGACAGCTGGCTTTTGATTGCGGAGAAGTTCCGGTTGGGGCCGTGGTGGTATTCGCTGGGCAAGTAATTGGTCGCGGTTATAATAAGCCGATTACCAGCTTAGATCCGAGCGCTCATGCTGAAGTCGTTGCATTAAGGGATGCCGCTAAGAATATTGGCAACTATCGTCTTTCAGGAGCAACTCTGTATGTGACGGTAGAACCTTGCACTATGTGTACGGGGTTGTTGGTACATTCGCGTATCGAACGTTTGGTTTATGGTACAACAGAGCCTAAGTCTGGGGTTATTGAGTCGGCGATGTGTTTGTTGGATCGTCCTTTTTACAATCACAAAATTGATCTTCTGGGGGGGGTGCTAGCAAAAGAGGCTTCAACCTTGATGTCAGATTTTTTTACTATGCGTCGTGAAGGTAAGAAGAAGCTTAAACAGGCCAATAACAAAGAGCAGCAATAA